In Syngnathus acus chromosome 21, fSynAcu1.2, whole genome shotgun sequence, one genomic interval encodes:
- the LOC119115459 gene encoding titin-like — MCLEPEEHISSIRHKECGLAHDRDMDPRKMKAMETNREASKVATYEFLDLEGNAEKMDEGLLVPPQTSTRVNVVTETSPKSEGRPDAPKIVEPAWIKRSAASLREQHEKSLEADRIECEEELPPQVTKVKQGLEMTQGETCPTEPDLLMPKGTPYVDPEEYVCSQQDLREIIREELEATAPCFSKTTAVLTDDIPRVRTEQIEDKGLSLWPQMPPLSKVQTEARSKTKGRGVAAKTVEPAVGKFSGECLSGQNEKRLEVEEKECQRKYPAPQIRTWQQGRTDEEPSQPATGQSKPEGKPDVEGGGLVLSVTKREPYRANQNQPVTMITQRSTGAGTRMVQDPTPPPAVKGKRQARGLETQPAQMKLPPKNKGGDEKLLFEKTSEERELQLSMENVSELKKCDQFVSEEQALAQRIMQWQKDVLMEHREADKPDAEWTNAYPPIAVERNTEVERRVTGTIAPEPPLPNEMISCERTKFFRSRLNPNEQGESGPWLHAGMLPDKGREVRLRRDADFFVSEEGAQDQHLPRWPTDVVQLEEGADLESDWAFALPAEYFPNDPLLPQAETARRPSSILEETSQEEHVSADRDQAQGTHSLPYRASYKASPPQCSQVESMAVKKEDAGDASPFQRYLPSQPSTVSPASYGLSPLLQSPHEESVVSRHSQSHCPRRSESEQRLTNEEDSSSASSSKPIGEALKEEISLGTSADDSKKKPHADLLVAEREVSKELSKVKDPSTHQDMSEHGSVAKMEKRSQDQDIPAGAKPTRSSTSPRESSADSFCPIFLEEMSSLKVRVGEMSELSCQFRGDPPPQVTWLKDGHALVHNPDYDITVKSDKSTLTIFYPTADHEGTYDCVISNKHGKSISSASLTLSEKKIVSREKFERGEKPHDSQGQACIETLKIPQAVSQQYLNDANVSQSPTVEIRVDAPAPDPATTEVCNEEQQPQDCSVLTSTEPISQQKSTFAFGATAEGPSVVKALESLSCTEGQTAMLECVLLAEPSLEVTWFCSDVPLETTTDKYRAEVDGQVHKLYVRSFTGTDAGTYKCVAKNKMGEVSCTCDVFCQDVVADVVDDVEDVGTQTKSKEPPPQVPSKSRADGHGVPPIISGCGLQQSSAVINVSQIKRAFESDSSPTSFQKQREEPPYLVECVPAQTSPRVELQRHPVQPECGSVRTDPYVVANLPRLTQGLPAARSPELATSTEKVSEIIAVDTNIEELAVRQCGEGVREASELNRAAPQESAGVPEPLMAGQVEVAGEEKMLHMFDKTSSFIPFVSDKVPTVRHSVQTVGPTGQAEKPPSLSEPLKSEKLGEAVKSEGAPEVQGYVVEEKSADVVRECKQELKKGSDVESISIPEPSVDSGVFISGPPSQLSVQSAVDLTAGDVVGTERGNDENLESLVVRPNVEGPEHVSSESPDSRISGGGQATGAAVGVMEEEEVTFGAVYEYYNPPTDWARPLSPESEMSIEIGSTVGEEVAEGFYTPSSSTEISHSTFHTPKSPSSFHALNSPSSFHTSYSPSSFYTPSSGTPQEFPSSPTQKSPLSDSSDRFFSPVQFLASPVDEGIESVPAEVNVDEQWLRSKSSASDQERVHGVPPAFLKPLTKKKVFENDSLIFLAEVFGLPLPEVNWFRNKTRLTADKRIVMERDGDSVSLTIHCVTKTDQGEYICQAVNGVGEARSVALVLVVSQEGRLSRAPPAVTHQHVMEFDVENDDSSRSPSPQEILLEVELDENQVKEFEKQVKIITIPEYTADSKSMVISLDVIPSIYEEGTVDFVTQENENLKIAFEVTEMPPRFIDPICDVETSQSSTAVFECSLMGIPSPVVSWFKGDIKIPQNNRRYLHSSDGERHFLKICKVTAQDSGVYTCGAVNVVGETLCRASLVVLGAKEFSGQTRGRELTSVSLGGAKVQPQKFDMLVGNTAADEQQSSEIELEFEFQQEADESQRAVRLVATTDGGLSEDRHMSINFDVFAESAKEDKVEFKGKSSDMCSFEFQVTEMAPRCVIPLTDVTAAVGAPVILQCLVSGKPTPTAEWYKDGERVAHGRYIVQEKNPGHFNLLITNASQGDAGEYRCLIQNAAGWIETSALLKVF; from the coding sequence ATGTGCCTGGAGCCAGAGGAGCATATTTCTTCCATCCGGCATAAAGAGTGTGGCCTTGCTCATGACAGAGACATGGACCCACGCAAAATGAAGGCCATGGAAACCAATCGTGAAGCTTCAAAAGTTGCAACGTATGAATTCCTTGACTTAGAAGGTAATGcagaaaaaatggatgagGGCCTGCTTGTGCCACCTCAGACTTCAACCCGAGTCAATGTAGTAACTGAGACAAGTCCTAAATCTGAAGGTAGACCAGATGCACCAAAAATAGTTGAGCCAGCCTGGATCAAAAGGTCCGCTGCGTCCTTAAGGGAACAGCACGAGAAGAGCTTGGAAGCTGATCGCATCGAGTGTGAGGAGGAATTGCCACCACAAGTCACGAAGGTGAAGCAAGGTCTGGAGATGACACAGGGGGAAACATGTCCAACAGAACCTGACCTGCTCATGCCGAAAGGAACACCATACGTGGATCCAGAAGAGTATGTTTGCAGCCAGCAAGACTTGAGAGAGATCATTAGGGAAGAGCTTGAAGCCACGGCCCCGTGTTTCAGCAAGACTACCGCAGTTTTAACAGATGACATACCTCGAGTCAGAACAGAGCAAATAGAAGACAAGGGACTGTCCTTGTGGCCACAAATGCCACCTCTATCAAAAGTGCAAACGGAGGCACGGTCTAAAACTAAAGGAAGAGGAGTGGCTGCGAAAACGGTCGAGCCTGCTGTCGGCAAGTTTTCTGGAGAGTGCTTGAGTGGACAGAATGAAAAGAGACTGGAAGTTGAAGAGAAAGAGTGTCAGAGAAAATACCCGGCCCCACAAATCAGGACGTGGCAGCAAGGCAGGACAGACGAGGAGCCGTCTCAACCTGCAACTGGACAGTCGAAGCCAGAAGGAAAACCCGACGTGGAAGGCGGAGGACTGGTTCTAAGTGTGACTAAGAGGGAGCCGTATCGAGCGAACCAAAATCAACCCGTGACGATGATAACCCAAAGGTCCACTGGAGCGGGAACCCGAATGGTGCAGGATCCAACGCCTCCTCCTGCAGTGAAAGGGAAAAGGCAGGCAAGGGGACTGGAAACACAACCTGCACAAATGAAATTGCCACCCAAGAACAAAGGAGGAGATGAAAAGCTTTTGTTTGAGAAAACAAGTGAGGAGCGAGAACTGCAGCTGTCAATGGAGAACGTCTCCGAGCTGAAGAAGTGTGATCAGTTTGTAAGTGAAGAGCAGGCCCTGGCTCAGCGCATCATGCAATGGCAGAAAGATGTTCTGATGGAACACCGGGAGGCCGATAAGCCAGATGCTGAATGGACAAATGCGTATCCCCCTATTGCGGTAGAGAGGAACACTGAGGTAGAAAGAAGAGTGACTGGAACGATTGCTCCGGAACCTCCTCTGCCAAATGAGATGATCTCCTGTGAAAGAACAAAGTTCTTTAGGAGTCGTTTGAACCCAAATGAGCAGGGTGAGAGCGGGCCGTGGTTACATGCTGGCATGCTGCCCGATAAGGGCCGTGAGGTCAGACTGCGGAGGGATGCTGACTTCTTCGTCAGTGAGGAAGGGGCTCAGGATCAGCATCTCCCTCGATGGCCAACAGATGTTGTCCAACTAGAGGAAGGAGCTGACCTGGAGTCTGACTGGGCTTTTGCTTTACCAGCTGAATACTTCCCTAATGACCCCCTCCTTCCACAAGCGGAGACTGCAAGGAGACCCTCGTCGATTTTGGAAGAAACGTCCCAAGAGGAGCACGTGAGCGCGGATAGAGACCAAGCGCAAGGGACCCATTCACTTCCTTACCGTGCCAGTTATAAGGCATCCCCACCTCAATGTTCACAGGTGGAATCCATGGCTGTGAAAAAAGAAGATGCAGGTGATGCTTCGCCCTTTCAGCGATATTTACCCTCACAACCTAGCACTGTCTCTCCAGCCAGCTATGGACTCAGCCCGCTATTGCAGAGTCCTCATGAGGAGTCTGTCGTCAGTAGACATTCCCAATCACACTGTCCTCGGAGAAGTGAGTCGGAACAGAGGCTGACTAACGAGGAGGATAGTTCATCAGCATCCAGCAGCAAGCCTATCGGGGAGGCACTAAAGGAGGAGATTAGCTTGGGCACGTCTGCAGACGACAGCAAGAAGAAACCACACGCAGATCTGCTGGTGGCGGAAAGAGAGGTCAGCAAGGAGCTCTCAAAAGTCAAAGACCCATCAACCCATCAGGACATGTCTGAACATGGAAGTGTAGCAAAAATGGAGAAGAGAAGCCAAGACCAGGACATTCCTGCGGGTGCTAAGCCAACGCGATCATCCACGTCGCCTCGGGAATCAAGTGCTGACAGTTTCTGTCCAATATTTCTAGAAGAAATGTCCTCACTTAAAGTTAGAGTTGGAGAGATGTCAGAGCTGAGCTGCCAGTTTCGAGGCGACCCTCCCCCTCAAGTCACATGGCTCAAGGACGGACACGCATTGGTCCACAACCCCGACTACGACATCACGGTCAAGTCCGACAAGTCGACGCTGACAATTTTCTATCCGACCGCAGACCACGAAGGGACGTACGACTGTGTCATAAGTAATAAGCACGGAAAGTCCATCAGCAGCGCCAGTTTGACGCTCTCCGAAAAAAAGATTGTCTCACGGGAAAAGTTCGAGAGGGGAGAGAAACCTCATGACAGCCAGGGACAAGCTTGCATTGAAACATTAAAAATTCCTCAAGCAGTCAGCCAGCAATACCTCAATGATGCAAATGTGTCTCAATCACCTACAGTGGAAATCAGAGTTGACGCTCCCGCTCCAGACCCTGCGACCACGGAGGTGTGCAATGAAGAGCAGCAACCCCAGGACTGCTCTGTGTTGACTTCAACTGAGCCAATCAGTCAGCAAAAAAGTACTTTTGCCTTTGGTGCCACTGCCGAAGGTCCTAGTGTGGTCAAAGCGTTGGAGAGCCTCAGCTGCACAGAGGGTCAGACGGCCATGTTGGAATGTGTTCTCTTGGCGGAACCTTCCCTTGAGGTCACATGGTTTTGCAGCGACGTTCCTCTTGAAACGACGACGGATAAATACAGGGCAGAAGTTGACGGTCAAGTACACAAGCTCTATGTTAGATCTTTCACAGGGACCGACGCCGGCACATACAAATGTGTCGCAAAAAATAAGATGGGAGAGGTCTCGTGCACCTGTGATGTTTTCTGTCAAGACGTCGTTGCAGACGTTGTTGACGACGTGGAAGACGTTGGCACGCAGACAAAGTCAAAAGAACCTCCACCTCAGGTGCCATCAAAATCCAGGGCGGATGGACACGGGGTGCCTCCAATTATATCTGGATGTGGGCTGCAGCAGTCATCCGCTGTGATCAACGTGTCTCAGATTAAACGAGCCTTTGAGTCAGACTCATCTCCTACTTCATTTCAGAAGCAACGAGAGGAACCACCTTACCTTGTGGAGTGCGTACCTGCACAGACCAGTCCTCGTGTTGAGTTACAGCGGCACCCGGTCCAACCTGAATGTGGCAGTGTCCGCACTGATCCCTACGTGGTCGCCAACTTGCCACGTCTCACCCAAGGTCTTCCTGCAGCGAGGAGCCCAGAGCTCGCCACCTCAACAGAAAAAGTCTCTGAAATCATCGCGGTGGACACAAACATTGAGGAGTTAGCCGTCAGACAATGTGGCGAGGGAGTGCGGGAGGCGTCTGAGCTCAACCGGGCAGCACCCCAAGAATCAGCGGGCGTCCCTGAACCCCTGATGGCAGGGCAAGTAGAGGTGGCGGGAGAGGAGAAAATGTTGCACATGTTTGACAAAACGAGTAGCTTCATCCCATTCGTATCAGATAAGGTTCCCACTGTAAGACATTCAGTCCAGACTGTCGGTCCAACCGGCCAAGCAGAGAAACCTCCGAGTTTATCTGAACCGCTAAAGTCTGAAAAGCTCGGGGAAGCTGTGAAGTCTGAAGGTGCTCCAGAGGTGCAGGGATATGTTGTCGAGGAGAAGTCCGCTGATGTTGTTAGAGAATGCAAACAAGAACTTAAGAAAGGTAGTGATGTGGAGAGCATTTCTATCCCTGAGCCGTCGGTGGATAGCGGTGTTTTTATCAGTGGGCCACCTTCTCAGCTCAGTGTGCAGTCTGCAGTTGACTTAACTGCCGGTGATGTAGTCGGAACTGAGAGAGGTAATGATGAAAATCTGGAATCATTAGTTGTCCGACCAAATGTCGAGGGTCCTGAACATGTCTCTTCCGAGAGCCCTGACTCTCGAATATCCGGAGGTGGACAAGCAACGGGAGCTGCAGTGGGTGtaatggaggaagaggaggtgacTTTTGGTGCAGTGTATGAATATTACAATCCTCCGACAGACTGGGCACGGCCACTCTCCCCCGAGTCTGAGATGTCGATAGAGATTGGCAGCACAGTCGGTGAGGAGGTCGCTGAGGGCTTCTACACACCGAGTTCATCTACAGAGATCTCTCATTCGACTTTCCATACCCCCAAGTCTCCGAGTTCCTTCCATGCTTTGAATTCTCCCAGTTCTTTCCATACCTCTTATTCTCCCAGTTCCTTCTATACCCCTAGTTCTGGTACACCTCAAGAGTTTCCATCTTCCCCCACACAAAAGAGCCCTTTGTCAGACTCTAGTGACAGGTTTTTCTCACCTGTCCAGTTCCTCGCGTCTCCTGTCGATGAGGGCATTGAAAGTGTACCCGCTGAGGTAAATGTAGATGAGCAGTGGTTGCGTTCCAAGAGCAGCGCCTCCGATCAGGAGAGGGTGCACGGAGTCCCGCCTGCCTTCCTCAAACCTCTGACgaagaaaaaagtatttgaaaACGACTCTCTGATCTTTCTCGCTGAGGTCTTTGGCCTCCCATTACCAGAGGTGAATTGGTTCCGAAACAAAACCCGGCTGACGGCTGACAAGCGGATCGTTATGGAACGAGATGGAGACAGTGTCTCTCTCACGATTCACTGTGTCACTAAAACTGACCAGGGAGAATACATCTGCCAGGCGGTCAATGGTGTCGGTGAGGCCCGAAGCGTCGCTTTAGTGCTTGTGGTGTCGCAGGAAGGAAGGCTCTCGCGTGCCCCGCCCGCTGTTACCCACCAGCACGTGATGGAGTTTGATGTGGAAAACGATGACTCGTCTCGTTCACCTTCTCCCCAGGAGATCCTGTTAGAAGTCGAACTGGATGAGAACCAGGTCAAGGAATTTGAGAAACAGGTGAAGATCATCACCATTCCCGAGTACACAGCCGACAGCAAGAGCATGGTTATATCCCTGGATGTTATTCCGAGCATTTACGAGGAGGGCACTGTGGACTTTGTTACCCAGGAAAACGAGAATCTGAAAATAGCCTTTGAGGTGACCGAGATGCCGCCGAGGTTTATCGATCCCATCTGCGATGTCGAAACCTCACAGAGTTCCACTGCCGTGTTTGAGTGCTCGCTGATGGGAATCCCGTCCCCCGTCGTGTCCTGGTTCAAAGGGGACATTAAAATTCCTCAAAACAACAGACGGTACCTGCACTCATCTGACGGAGAGCGTCATTTCCTGAAGATCTGTAAAGTGACAGCGCAGGACAGCGGCGTGTACACCTGCGGTGCCGTTAATGTCGTCGGCGAAACGCTGTGCAGAGCCTCGCTGGTGGTGCTCGGTGCAAAGGAATTCTCCGGACAGACCAGAGGCAGGGAGCTGACGTCCGTGTCTCTCGGCGGCGCCAAAGTCCAGCCGCAGAAATTTGACATGCTGGTGGGAAACACGGCGGCGGACGAGCAACAATCATCAGAGATTGAGCTCGAGTTTGAGTTTCAGCAGGAGGCCGATGAATCTCAGCGCGCCGTCCGCCTGGTGGCCACTACGGACGGGGGGTTGAGCGAAGACCGGCACATGAGCATCAACTTTGATGTGTTTGCCGAGTCGGCCAAAGAGGACAAGGTGGAGTTCAAGGGAAAGTCGTCCGACATGTGTAGCTTTGAGTTTCAAGTGACGGAGATGGCCCCGAGGTGCGTCATTCCCTTGACGGACGTGACCGCCGCTGTCGGTGCGCCGGTCATCCTGCAATGTCTGGTCAGCGGCAAGCCAACGCCCACGGCTGAGTGGTACAAAGATGGCGAGCGCGTCGCTCACGGCAGGTACATCGTTCAGGAAAAAAACCCAGGCCACTTTAACCTTCTCATCACCAACGCCAGCCAGGGCGACGCGGGCGAGTACCGATGCCTGATCCAGAACGCAGCCGGATGGATCGAAACCTCGGCATTGCTGAAGGTCTTTTAG